In Chryseobacterium sp., the genomic window AAGAGGTTTTAAGGTGATTAAAAATCTTGGCGGACATGGGGTGGGAAGAAGCCTTCACGAGGAGCCCGATGAATTATTGAATTATAAAAACCGTTTCGATAACAGACGCTTCAAAAAGAACTCTGTAGTAGCTATCGAAACATTTATTTCAACCTCTTCCCAACTTGCTGTAGAGCTTAATGACGGATGGACTATGGTAGGCAACAAAGGCGGTTATATGGCCCAGCACGAACATACGATCCTGATCACTGACGGCGAGCCTGTAATTTTAACTCAAATGAATGAAATACTGAATTAAATAAATTTTTCAAATGTTGGTAAACGCAAAGGCTGTAAGCATATGTAAATACTGTTCTGCAAAGCATCATGTTTATAAAAAAACTTTGCGCCTTTGCATTTACCGATCCATTATTTAATGTAGTTATTTTATCCTTTTATAAAATTCATACAACCCATCAATATCTGCAGAGCATAAGATAGGCATTGCCTCCTTAAGCACAGCCTCATCCCATTCCCACCACTTCATTTCAAGCAGCAATTCGATATGCTCATCCCTGAATCTTTTTTTGATCGGTTTTGCAGGATTTCCACCAACGACAGTATAAGGCTCAACATCCTTTGTAACCAAAGCACGGCTTCCGATGACAGCACCATCGCCAATTTTTATTCCGGGCATGATCATAGCCTCACCTCCGATCCATACATCATTTCCGATCAAAGTGTCTCCTGCCGGCATAAAAGCGTCTCTGCTGTTTTCGAAACGTTCTACTTCTGACATATAAAAGAAAGGAAAACTCGATATCCAGTCGTGACGGTGTCCCTGATTACCGCACATTATAAAACTGGCTCCTGTTCCCACAGAGCAATAAGCTCCGATAATCAGTTTATCCACATCATTTCGGTCAGGAAGTAAATAGCGGGCACAGTCATCAAAAGAATGACCGTGGTAGTATCCGGAATAATAGGAGTATTTACCGGCAATAATATTAGGATTTTGAATATGGTCTTGTATGATTTTGCCTTTAAAAGGACTTTCAAAGAAATTTTTCATTGTAACAGCTTTTTAATATAAGAATATGAGATTAAAGAACAGCTTAGAGCTGTCCCAAAAAAAGGATGGTTTGTTACTCTAAAAAAAGCTAACGTGTTAATTTCATGGTACACAAATATAACAAAATCAATCCGTTTTTTTATTCTTTATCATCCCAGCAGGGCGAAATTTGCCATTCTTCCAAAACATCTTATCCGTAAAAGAGGCCAACGTATCCGAAATTAAAATTAAGTACCTTATACACTTACCCTATAAATCCCTGAAAACTAAAACACTAAAACCACATGATTGAAAATGGAGGGCATCTCTCCACAAAAAAGACTAAAAAAATGTTTTATCGTAAAGAATTTTATATATTTGCACCATCTAACAATTAAAAAAATAATTTACTATGTCAGACATTGCATCAAGAGTAAAAGCTATCATCGCTGATAAGCTTGACGTTGAAGAAACAGAAGTAACTCCTGAAGCTAGCTTCACTAACGATTTAGGAGCTGATTCACTAGATACAGTTGAGTTAATCATGGAATTTGAAAAGGAATTCAACATTCAAATCCCTGATGACCAAGCTGAAAAAATTACTACTGTAGGACACGCTATCGCTTACATCGAAGAAGTAGTAAATAAATAATATTCTTCAACAAAAAAGAAATTAAACAAAGTTTATGGAATTAAAAAGAGTAGTTGTAACCGGATTTGGAGCAATAACGCCAATAGGAAATAATGCAAAAGAATACTGGGAAAATCTTGTGAAAGGTGAGAGCGGAGCCGCTCCGATTACTCTTTTTGATGCCACAAACTTTAAAACAAAGTTCGCTTGCGAAGTGAAAAATTTCGATCCTTTACAGCATTTCGATAAGAAAGAGGCTAAAAAAATGGACCGAAATACCCAATTGGGACTTGTTGCAGCCAGAGAAGCTGTGGCACATTCCAGAATTATGGAAGACAATGTGGATAAAAACAGAGTCGGTGTAATTTGGGGCTCCGGAATCGGAGGTTTGGAAACTTTTGAGACAGAAGTGTTAGGATGGGCCAATACAGAAATTCCTAGATTCAACCCGTTCTTTATCCCAAAAATGATTGCGGATATCACTCCGGGACATATCTCAATAGAGTACGGCTTTCACGGACCCAACTATACCACTGTATCTGCATGTGCGTCTTCAGCAAATGCTATAATTGATTCCAAGATGCTGATCCAACTCGGAAAAGCAGACGTGATTGTGTGCGGGGGCTCTGAGGCAGCCGTTACAGCAAGTGGTGTCGGTGGATTCAATGCAATGATGGCACTTTCTACGAGAAATGATGATCCTAAAACAGCGTCAAGACCTTTTGACAAAGACAGAGATGGATTTGTACTGGGTGAAGGTGCGGGATGTATCATTCTTGAGGAATACGAGCACGCGGTAAAGCGCGGTGCAACAATTTATGCAGAATTGCTGGGAGGTGGTTTAAGTGCAGATGCACATCACATGACCGCTCCTCATCCTGAAGGTCTCGGCGCTTATCTGGTCATGAAAAGCTGCTTGGAAGATGCAGGTTTAACTGCTGATGAAGTAGACCATATCAATATGCACGGTACTTCTACTCCATTAGGAGACATCGCAGAATCCAATGCAATCTCTAGATTATTAGGCGAGCATGCGTATGACATTCAGATCAATTCTACAAAATCAATGACGGGCCACCTTCTGGGGGCAGCAGGAGTCATTGAAGCTATCGCTGCATTAGGAACTATTATTCATGGTACTGTTCCTCCTACCATCAACCATTTTACTGATGATGAAAATATTGACAGCAGACTAAACTTTACGTTTAACACAGCTGTGAAGAAAGATGTAAAAGTAGCCATGAGCAATACTTTTGGATTTGGCGGGCATAACGCTTGCGTTCTATTTAAGAAAATCTAAATTCAATGAATGGAGTTACAGAAATACTTTTCTAAATTCCTTCTCAAAAAAAGAAAAAGACAGTTAACGGAGAGAGAGCATTTTCTCAGTACCGAGCTTAGAAAAGTATTGGGTACGGAGGTACAAAATCTTGATCTTTACCGCGAAGCTTTTTCTTTGAAAAATTCTTCTAAAAATCAAGACAGCAATTATGAAAGACTTGAATTTTTAGGAGATTCTGTTTTGGGTACAATTATTTCTTGTCATTTGTTCCAGACCTATCCTCAGGCAAACGAAGGATATCTGACACAAATGAAATCTAAGATTGTTAATAGGAAAAATCTTAATAAATTAGGAGAAGATCTTAAGCTTACCAGCCTTTTGCAAAAGCAGAACAGTTCTTCAGCTTTAGGTGAGAATATCTCCGGAAATTTATTTGAGGCCTTAATCGGAGCTGTTTATTTGGACTTCCACTATGATACTTGCAAAAAGATTATTCTGGAAAAACTTCTGACACCCTCCGAAATTAACAAGCTTGAAAACAAAATTGTAAGCTATAAAGGCCTCCTGCTTGAATGGAGCCAGAAGAAGAAGGTCAATATAAAGTACGAAACCTGCGAAGAAATACAGGCCAACAAGGCCATTGTATTCAGATGCCATGTCTGGCTGGGAGATGAGAAAATTGCCAATGCAACAGAAACCTCCAAGAAAAAGGCAGAAGAAAAGGCAGCACAGCGGGCATTTTATATTTTAAACAAAAAAGAAAACATACTTGGAAATTCAAAAACTTTATGATCTGGATGATATAGAATTTGAAGATATTGCCATAGCATTGGTAAGATTAGCAAAAGATATACCCGCTCATGAGTTTTTTTATAAAATAAATCAAACCAACGATCTCAATTTTTCCAGAAAAAAAGATCTGGTCTTTCATGGAGATTATTATGATTATTTTTTTCCAAGATTCGAGGCCTATCATAAGTCTACGAAGACCTGTTTTACTTTTATTTCAAACAAATCTTCGGAAAGTAAGCAAAAAAAAATTCATACTGAGCTCTTTTCGGAAGAAGAAAACATTAAATTTTTATTAAATAATCAGGCAGATGTGGAATATATTCTACATAGTTCGGAACAATTTCCTGATTTTTCCGTAATTTTGCTCCCTGAAAATCTTGTGTTTCCAATTCAAGATTATACACTGAGTTCCGATGAGGAACTTTATCAAATTATCCAGTATTATGAATAAGTATTTAAAGAAGACAAAAATTATCGCAACACTAGGGCCGGCTTCTTCATCGAAGGAGGTGATGTTAGATTTAATGAAAGCAGGTGTTGATATTTTCAGAATAAATTTTTCACATGCAGATTATGACTTAGTTCGAAACAATATTGACATAATTAGAGAGCTAAATAAGGAATATGGTTATTCTGTAGGTATTCTCGGAGATCTTCAGGGTCCGAAGCTGAGAGTAGGGGTTGTAAAAGAAGGTTCTTATCTGAACCCCGGAGATATCCTTACTTTCACCAATGAGAAGATCGAAGGAGATTCTACCAAAGTTTATATGACTTACCAACAGTTTCCACAAGACGTAAAAGTAGGGGAAAGAATCCTTATTGACGATGGGAAACTGGTATTGGAAGTTATAGAGACCAATGAGAAGGATACCGTAAGAGCTAAAACGATCCAGGGTGGGCCGCTAAGTTCTAAAAAAGGAGTTAACCTTCCTAACACGAATGTATCTCTTCCTGCCTTGACAGAAAAAGATATCCAGGATGCCAATTTCATGCTTGACATGGAAGTGGACTGGATCGCCCTTTCATTCGTACGTCATGCTCAGGATATTATCGACCTGAAAGATCTGATCGGAAAACATCCGAACGGTAAGTTTAAAACACCGATCATTGCTAAGATCGAAAAACCGGAAGGAGTTAAAAATATTGAGCAGATCTTATTGGAATGTGACGGTCTGATGGTTGCCCGTGGTGACCTAGGAGTGGAAGTTCCAATGGAAGAAGTTCCTGCAATCCAGAAAAACCTGGTAGAAAAAGCCAGATTTTACTCCAAGCCTGTCATTATTGCTACCCAGATGATGGAAACGATGATTAACAGCTTAACTCCAACAAGAGCGGAAGTAAATGACGTTGCCAACTCCGTTTTGGATGGTGCTGACGCAGTAATGCTTTCAGGAGAAACTTCAGTGGGAAGATATCCGGTGCAGGTTGTGGAAAATATGGCGAAAATTGTAAAGAATATCGAAACCACTCATTTTTATCAGCATAAAAATGAACCGATCGAGAAAGATTATAACTGTATTGACGAAAGATTCATTACCAACAGGGTATGTCTTGCTGCCGTAAGAATTGCAAAAACGACCAATGTTTCTGCTATCGTTACTCTTACTCATTCCGGATATACGGCATTCCAGCTTGCAGCTCACAGGCCGAACTCCCATATCATTGTTTACAGTGGAAACAGAAGAGTCATTACTATGCTGAACCTTCTTTGGGGGGTGCATGCCTATTATTATGATATGAAAAAATCTACGGATGAAACCATTATCCAGGTCAATATGCTGACTCACAACTACGGCTATATCGAAACCGGAGATTTTGTAATCAATATCAATGCTACTCCATCCTATGAAGGCGGAAAAACAAATACATTGAGATTAACAACTGTTTAATATAAGCAAAAGAGCAAAATTGCTTTTTAAAACTCATAAAAAACTCCCGAAATTACTTTCCGGGAGTTTTTTTGTATTGATAACGGTACTTTAAAATACCTTGTCTTTTACATTGCACAGTGTACTAGTTACCTACTATGGTCTTTGCTGTTACAAATTCCTTTAAAGCCAGAAGAGACAGCTCTGTTCCATATCCTGAAGCCTTTGAGCCGCCAAATGGAAAACGGGGGTCAGAACTTGTCATTCTGTTGATATTTACTGTTCCGGATTCAAGGTTTTCAATAAAGAATAATTGACGCTCTGCGTTCTTCGTCCAGACAGAATTTGAAAGTCCGAAAGGAATATCATTCGCCATTTGTAAAGCTTCTTCCTCATTTTTAAAGGTCATTATCATTCCAAGAGGCCCGAAAAGTTCTTCTTTTAGAATCGGGTTGCCTTCCTGAACCCGGATTAAACCGGGTTTAAATTCATTCTCAGAAATTCTTTCCAGAGGAATAATGATTTCTGCGCCATTTTCCAATGCTCT contains:
- the catB gene encoding type B chloramphenicol O-acetyltransferase, whose product is MKNFFESPFKGKIIQDHIQNPNIIAGKYSYYSGYYHGHSFDDCARYLLPDRNDVDKLIIGAYCSVGTGASFIMCGNQGHRHDWISSFPFFYMSEVERFENSRDAFMPAGDTLIGNDVWIGGEAMIMPGIKIGDGAVIGSRALVTKDVEPYTVVGGNPAKPIKKRFRDEHIELLLEMKWWEWDEAVLKEAMPILCSADIDGLYEFYKRIK
- a CDS encoding acyl carrier protein is translated as MSDIASRVKAIIADKLDVEETEVTPEASFTNDLGADSLDTVELIMEFEKEFNIQIPDDQAEKITTVGHAIAYIEEVVNK
- the fabF gene encoding beta-ketoacyl-ACP synthase II, whose translation is MELKRVVVTGFGAITPIGNNAKEYWENLVKGESGAAPITLFDATNFKTKFACEVKNFDPLQHFDKKEAKKMDRNTQLGLVAAREAVAHSRIMEDNVDKNRVGVIWGSGIGGLETFETEVLGWANTEIPRFNPFFIPKMIADITPGHISIEYGFHGPNYTTVSACASSANAIIDSKMLIQLGKADVIVCGGSEAAVTASGVGGFNAMMALSTRNDDPKTASRPFDKDRDGFVLGEGAGCIILEEYEHAVKRGATIYAELLGGGLSADAHHMTAPHPEGLGAYLVMKSCLEDAGLTADEVDHINMHGTSTPLGDIAESNAISRLLGEHAYDIQINSTKSMTGHLLGAAGVIEAIAALGTIIHGTVPPTINHFTDDENIDSRLNFTFNTAVKKDVKVAMSNTFGFGGHNACVLFKKI
- the rnc gene encoding ribonuclease III, with the translated sequence MELQKYFSKFLLKKRKRQLTEREHFLSTELRKVLGTEVQNLDLYREAFSLKNSSKNQDSNYERLEFLGDSVLGTIISCHLFQTYPQANEGYLTQMKSKIVNRKNLNKLGEDLKLTSLLQKQNSSSALGENISGNLFEALIGAVYLDFHYDTCKKIILEKLLTPSEINKLENKIVSYKGLLLEWSQKKKVNIKYETCEEIQANKAIVFRCHVWLGDEKIANATETSKKKAEEKAAQRAFYILNKKENILGNSKTL
- a CDS encoding IPExxxVDY family protein is translated as MEIQKLYDLDDIEFEDIAIALVRLAKDIPAHEFFYKINQTNDLNFSRKKDLVFHGDYYDYFFPRFEAYHKSTKTCFTFISNKSSESKQKKIHTELFSEEENIKFLLNNQADVEYILHSSEQFPDFSVILLPENLVFPIQDYTLSSDEELYQIIQYYE
- the pyk gene encoding pyruvate kinase, whose protein sequence is MNKYLKKTKIIATLGPASSSKEVMLDLMKAGVDIFRINFSHADYDLVRNNIDIIRELNKEYGYSVGILGDLQGPKLRVGVVKEGSYLNPGDILTFTNEKIEGDSTKVYMTYQQFPQDVKVGERILIDDGKLVLEVIETNEKDTVRAKTIQGGPLSSKKGVNLPNTNVSLPALTEKDIQDANFMLDMEVDWIALSFVRHAQDIIDLKDLIGKHPNGKFKTPIIAKIEKPEGVKNIEQILLECDGLMVARGDLGVEVPMEEVPAIQKNLVEKARFYSKPVIIATQMMETMINSLTPTRAEVNDVANSVLDGADAVMLSGETSVGRYPVQVVENMAKIVKNIETTHFYQHKNEPIEKDYNCIDERFITNRVCLAAVRIAKTTNVSAIVTLTHSGYTAFQLAAHRPNSHIIVYSGNRRVITMLNLLWGVHAYYYDMKKSTDETIIQVNMLTHNYGYIETGDFVININATPSYEGGKTNTLRLTTV